The bacterium nucleotide sequence CGAAGTCGCGCATGAGGTGGCGTCCCACGGCGCGGGACTCCGGCGCCAGGCGGCCCAGGATCGTGCGCCGCATCAGCAGGGTGCCGAGCGTGTAGAAGCGCCGGCACGACTCCTGGATCGTGCCGTCCTCGTTCAGCAGCTGGGGGCCGAGCAGGCCGGCCCGGGGGTGCGCCGCGGCGGCGCGCAGCAGCGCGTCGATGGCGCCCGGCTGCACCACCACGTCCGGATTGAGCAGCAGGGTGAAGTCGGCGTCGGCGGCCCGCAGGCCGCGGTTGCAGCCGCGGGCGTAGCCCTCGTTGCGCGCGTTCGCGAGCCAGCGCACGCCCGGGTGCGCCTCGCGGACCGCGGCGAGGCCCGGATCGGTCGAGGCGTTGTCCACGACCGTCACCGCGTGGTCGCAGGACGGCGGGCAGCGCGCCAGCGCGTCCAGGCAGCGGCCGAGGTCGCCGCTGGTGTTGTAGTGGACGATGACGATCGAGAGCGTCAAGCCGCGCCTCCGGGACCGCGCGGCTCCCGCCGCAGCCGCAGCGCCCAGACCATCCACATCGCTTCCCAGACGATGCGCTTGGACATCTTCGAGACGCCGACCTGGCGGTCGACGAACATGATCGGGATCTCCTTGATGCGGAAACGCCGCCGCCAGCAGTGGTAGTTCATCTCGATCTGGAAGGAGTAGCCGTCGCTCTTGATGCGTGACAGCGGCAGGGCCGCGAGCACCTCGCGCCGGAAGCACTTGAAGCCGCCCGTGGAGTCCTTGATGGGCATGCCCGTGACCCGGCGGGCGTAGATGTTGGCGCCGACGCTCAGGATCACCCGGCGCAGCGGCCAGTTGACCACCGTGATGCCGTAGAGGTAGCGGCTGCCGAGCACGACGTCGTGATCCCGGATCTCCTGCAGGAAGGTGTCGATGGCCGCGGGGTCGTGGCTGAAGTCGGCGTCCATCTCGAAGACGGCCTCGGCGTCGGTGTTGGCCAGGACCCACTGGAAGCCGGCGATGTAGGCCGCGCCCAGCCCCGCCTTGCCGGGCCGCTCGAGCATGCGGACGCGCCCGCCGTAGTCGGGCAGCGCCTTGACCACGGCCGCGGTCCCGTCCGGCGAGTTGTCGTCGACGACCAGGACCGAGAGGCCGGGATCCCTGGCCAGGACCGCCGGCACGATGCGGCCGATGTTGTCGGCCTCGTTGTAGGTCGGGATCACGACCACGCACTTCACGACGCCACCTCGCTGCGCATCAAGCCTCGCC carries:
- a CDS encoding polyprenol monophosphomannose synthase encodes the protein MKCVVVIPTYNEADNIGRIVPAVLARDPGLSVLVVDDNSPDGTAAVVKALPDYGGRVRMLERPGKAGLGAAYIAGFQWVLANTDAEAVFEMDADFSHDPAAIDTFLQEIRDHDVVLGSRYLYGITVVNWPLRRVILSVGANIYARRVTGMPIKDSTGGFKCFRREVLAALPLSRIKSDGYSFQIEMNYHCWRRRFRIKEIPIMFVDRQVGVSKMSKRIVWEAMWMVWALRLRREPRGPGGAA